The Bubalus kerabau isolate K-KA32 ecotype Philippines breed swamp buffalo chromosome 12, PCC_UOA_SB_1v2, whole genome shotgun sequence region ACCTGCCCGGCcgctgcagccgccgccgccgccgccgcgccgtGGTGGGCCGCCGCCGCCACCAGCCCCGGGTGCGGCAGCCCCGACGGCATGTTCAtggcggccgccgccgccgggtGCGACAGGTGGCCCAGGCCGTGCATGTGCGGGTGCGGGTGCGCCGAGCCGCCCAGCAGCCCGCCGCCCGggcccccgccgccgccccccgggccaccgccgccgccgcccccagggccgccaccgccgcctccagggccaccgccgccgccgccccccggGCCGCCGCCCCCCGGGCCGTCGTGGGCGCCGCCGCCCGCCGCGCTTGCGCCGCCCGCGCCGGCCATGAGCGCGAGCGAGGGCGAGGAGATGTGATCCAGCAGGTCGCCGGGCTCGAgcgcctggtggtggtggtggtggtggtggtggtgcgcGAGCGGCACGGTGGACGTGGACGTGCAGGGCACGCTGTTCATCGTGTGGTACGTGGCGTCCGGCTTGAACGGGTGGCTCTTGCCTTGGGACACGGCGATGTCTACAGCCGCCAGCGCCTCGGCCCGCGCCAGCAGCGTTTCGTCTAGGCTGGCGAAGAGGTTGCTCTGCAGCTGCAGGCGacacaaaccaaaccaaaaaaacaaacaaacaaacaaacaaaaacacaaaacaacaacaacacaaaacaaaccaaaaaaaaaaaaaaaaagcaaaaacacgaAACAAAACCACACAAGCCAGAAAGCACAGCGAGCCAAAGGCAACACACAAAGCAACCAAAATAATAACAACGGGAGTGGGGATAGTGGAGACCGGGAAAGACAGAATAGGGACACATTGGGGACGAGATAGGGAGTCAGATGAGAAGGGACAGGAGTGTGAGGAGAGGGGGGCAGATGCAGAGGAGAGAGGGACATGGGGACACATTCCGGGGACGGGCGTGAAAGACGAAAAAGGAGggggaaagaagaagaaatgaagatgtAACTCGCAGCCGGGGACCCGTGTCACGCACCCGAACACGAACAGAGACCGCCTTTCCAAGGCATGAAATCAACAGAGAAAGTGGAGGGAAGTCGAGAGACCTGGCCCCAGCGCTCCCCACTCCGATCGCCGGCGCCCGACACGGAGGCGGAGGCGACGGGAACCCGACATTAAGCGCCACGGTACAAAGCCTGCCTCGCAGCGGGATTCTTCTAAAAATCCCCGCCCGCGCATCCCCGCACTGGGATCTGTGCACACATCAGCACCCGACATGCAGCGTCTCGGAGACGGGAAGGGGGCGGGCGCGCGGGCCGGGTCCGCGGGCTTGGGGCGCTTACCGGCGGCGTGGGCAGGCAGGCCCGCCGGATGGCCTCGGAGCTGGAGTGCAGCGACGGGTACTTGTGCTCAGGGAGCGTGGGGTGCATGGCAAAGTGAGGCTGCTTGCTGTTCATGGACATCATCTTGATGGCTTAGCATGTAAATCCACAAACACTCCGAAAGTCCGCGGGAAAGTGCGCACGCCGGCTCCCCCGGCCTCCCTTCGGAGGCTGCAGCCGCGGCggctggcggcgcggaggcggcGCAAGCGCCGGGGGCCGCTGATGCTTCTGCCGCCGCCGCTCTCGCCCTGCGCTCCTTTTGACCGCGCAGATCGCCGCGCACCGGCCTTGCGATCCCACTTCTCCGCGAGCTCTAGCCCCGTGCGCCGACGGGATGCACTCCTCTTACACCTGAGCCCCAATTCTCGCGGCCGGTCCGGGGAGCTCTCGCGAGAGCTCGCGGGCCAGCCGCGCTGACAGGCATCAGCTGTCTCCGTCTGTCTGACGCGCGCTCTCCCTCTCGGCGGCGCCGTGCGtctgcgcgcgcgcacgcactcGCCGGGCCGCGACCGGCGCGTGGGAGCCGCTCTTATAGTGACCACCAGCTAGGACAGCGCAGGTGATGCACCTGTAGCTACCCGGACATGCGCACTGAACGCCTCACCTTTCCCATCGCGGGTCTGGAGAAGATCAAAAGGGCCAGCTATTGTCTGAGGGTAGGCACCTTTCAAGGCGGAGAAAGACAAGAGGCTCGCTGGCCCCTAGGTggtttccctccctcctccacgCCCGGACCCAGATTGCCAGCCCTGAATATATGCGCATCACTCGGGAACACCTCCTCTTGGGGACGTCTAACAAGCTGTTATATAATGTATACAACTGAGCATTTGTATGTTAAATTATGCCCGCGCGTTCCTCTGTATACAGTATAAATAACACAGAAATGCAGAAGGTGCTGTCTTTTGCTGCAAGAACCTGTTTCTTTTCATGGTTTATAAATAGGTTCCTGGAGAATAATCGCGGTGACAGACATTTGTTTGAAGCAGTCAGCTGGTATTGATTTCCATATAATTTAATTTCCTCCGCACACTTCGTTGTTGTTGTTGCGAATATAACTGTATCAGGCACCGACAGTGACAGCCACTTAGGAGCCACAAGGAGCCTGTGCTTTCTACCAGGCAACGGCTGTTGAAATGAAATTGTGCATTTCTCTTATTGTTTGTCTGCTTTAACCGTGTACAAACCCACATTTCAAACGAGCTCCGGGTGATCTGAGGCTTCTTgtaatcaaaaggaaaaatagtttACAGGGTGTAGTTGGGATCCTTACCTCGCTTcagcgtacacacacacacacacacacactcacacactcacacacacacttcatgtTGGAAACTCCAGGAAAAGGAAATTGCTTCAGAGAAAAGGGGATAAGGTATTGAAGAGAACTTTATTTTCCCTTACCTCGTGTTGGATTGTTTGCCTCTTTCTCTATGCATCTATCTATAAAtagatgtatatacacacacattttttttttcttcaataggAGACAGAAGCCAGTTTATAGAAAAGCATGactaaaaaattaattcaaataactttaaaagaacCGGACTCGAGCTCTGTTCCaacctttaattatttttattttattattgtgaaATCAAAACGTAAGAGGAATAAATCGATTAGCTAACCTGCTATATGGTCCTTATGTGGCAGGCAGATCAAGGGGCTCCCGGGGAACCCAGTTCAGGTGCCCGAGTCCCCAGGGACTCAGCGCTTGCCCTGGGTGATAATAACAGCCCAGATGTTATCGCATCTGCGGCGAGAGTGCTGGATAGTGGCAAGGGGCTGCTTGTGGGAGGCAGAGATCAGAGAGATAATCTTTCCAGTCTGTCTCACACCAAGGAGATCTGTATTTCCACCAAAGATTAGATTCATTTCTATAAGCCTAATTTGCGTTCGCGTGGATCTCTTTGGATAAACGCGAGCGTGTTTAGCGGACCCATTCACTACTCACAACCCAAGAACAGCCCACAGGCGTCACCAgggcttttttcctctctctcttttccctctatctttctctctcccccacccccttgcaGCTCGAGAGGGGAGTAAGAAGGATGCTCTCTTGCTAGTGTGAGAAGGAACCTTGTTTTCATCCATTACGCGGTCCCCTGGGACTGCTAAATGCAACTTTATCTCTACGGGGAATGGACGGCGAGCAGGACATCGCTGGAGGGAGCGAGTGAGTCTACGGTAGTCGTCGCACCGGGTGTCCAGGCTTAACTTAATCCTTCCTGACACCTACGGCGGCGGTTCCCTGAGCTATTcttcgggggtgggggcggggaggtgggggtggaggaaggaCCTCGCAGAGGAGGAGCGCCTAGATCCTGtctccccaccgcccccccccctcccAGGGAAACAGTGGCTTTTAGGGACCCCGAAGAATGCAGGGGAAACAGACATTCAAATAGCACTGGTTTGGGGCTACATGGACCCTGCGttggtggaggggaggggcagtggtGGCGCCTGAGTCCCCGAAGCCCATCTCAGTTTACCTTCCAACTCTTGAGAGGGTACCAACTAACCCACTGGTAAGTCCCTGGCCTGAGGACAAGAGTTCACCATCTTGTTGAGACTCTGTTCCTAGTTCACTTGAGTGAACTGGcccagttgggggtggggggcagatcTTTGCCCAGAGTATCTCACTTTTCTCCAGGGTTGGGTACAATTACCAACTCACTACCCACCCCTCCCAGTAATGGATTGGAAGCCCATTTAGAGCACATCTGTGTGTACCCTGGCACTTAGGAAAATACCCCCATAGAACAATACATGTGtgtaagaaggaagagaaggcagaTGGGAAGGGCTGGGAGCAAAAGGGAGTTCAGCAAGCCAGGGTcattggggtggggggcggtgaggAGGGGGGCCAAAGGGAAGATCACTGAAGGGGTCACCTCTCTACCTAAAAAGGGATGCAGATTCGAACAGAAGGGCCTGTTGTCCTCAGGTAGAGCTGGATATCTTGATTCCAGACAGCTCTTTCTCTGAAATCATTTATTTCATCCCTCCCTCATTTACTTTCTACTCTACCTTCCTTCCTCAAATACTTGCTGAGCACCCATCTTGGCCAGGGCAAGACATTGGAGCTTAAATGAAGTACAATATTCAGGTATCTGCCCTCTAGGCAGCCTATGAGAGTGGGGTAGCTACAGGTGAATGGGGTGTTTTTTGTGGTCCAGGGCAAGACCAAGGTGCAAAGACAGGGAGTTGGTGGGGGATGATGCTTGGGAGAATTAACCTGCCGCTTCCCTGCCGGGCCTCAGTTCCAGGCTAGAGagtgggagatggtggtgggtctGCAGGCAGTTCTTGGATCTTATCAAGCCTTTCCCTACTTTCCCCAGGGCAGTGAAAAGAAAGGGTGGCCAACTGGGGCTcagtccatccatgtcactgctTTGTTTTCCAGGTTTGGCGAGTGCAGTAACTGGATGGCCCGTGCCTGAACTAGTGATACCCACATGGGGTCAGAGCCCTGGCATAGAATTCTGGgcaggatttttttgttttttgttttttttttttttcctgtttaatgaCCAGCACAGAttccctcctcccccatctcATAGCTTTGCATTTTATCAAGAGGGAGGTAATGAATGCACAGCTATTGATTTCCAAGGAATTTCTGCCCCCAGGGACAGGGAGTCTATCATCTGGATCAGAGACACATTTCCTTCCCTCATTAATTaattttctcctccttctttgGCAGGCCCCACTTCACGTTTCCTTTGGCAGCGCCTCTTTCTCCAGCTCAGGGAGCAGACGTTGGTAGGTGGGAGTGAAGACCTGCGGGAGAGAAGCAGCGCACGGGAGGGACGGGACGGGGGTGAATGCCCCCCGCCTttgaccaccccctccccacatgCTCCACAGCTGCCACCCGCGGGGAAGCCTTTCTCTCTCCAGAGGAGCGCGGGGACAATCTGCCCCTATCTCCCCCCCTCCCATCCCCCGCCCCGGGGTTGAACCCGATTTATTAATCCACGTCCAGGgacggggatgggggtgggggcggtcctGAGGGATATCCACTGGAGTGGAGATTGTGTGTGTACAAGGGGAGGAGGTCGGACCCCACGTTCTTGCCCAAACCCGGGGAGCTGGGCCAACCTGCAAGCCCGGGCGCCCCCAGAGGGAGCTCTGCTCCTCGCAGATCAGGGGCGCCCCGTTTCCGCTGGGCTCCTCCCCAGAAACTTGGCCCATTCACCGCGCAGCCAGCGCCCTGCGTGGGAGGGAAGTCGCCAGAACCCGGAGTTGGCCGGCTTCCGAGGCCTCCTGGCTTGTCTTCAGCGATGAGGCTGAACTGGTCAGCAGGGAAGTGGCGGGCCTAGAATTGGGGGGTCGGGATCggtccttggaggagggaatgcacTTGGGCCTCAGATCCCCTCCCCCTCCGACACCGTCTGTCCGAAGGGTGGGACAGAGGAGGGACTCCTGCCGGACTTTTGCTTCCCCTCCGGGCGGCGGTGCGAGCGCCAAGCCTGGGCTGCTCTGACCCAGGACCTCTCTACCCCTCGCGCATCCCGGCCCAGCCCTCTGGCCCGCCCGGCCCGCTCTGCCAGCCAGGCCGTCCTGGGCGGTTGCCCAGTCCTGTGCCAGCCCCGAGGCCCAGCCCAGCTCAAGGCGCGAGTCCACAGCCAGGCTCTCGTTGCGAGAGCTTGTAGATTTCCCGAaggcctcttccttcctttctaccTCCTCTCCCACCTGCACCCAGGCCGCTTGTCTCGCTCGGTCCCAAAAGGCCGTGGGTGAGTTATTGAGGCCCGTGATGATCAGCTCCTGGAAAGCTCGGGGCTAGGACCCGCGGCGGAGGTTCTCTAGGAAGCCGATGGATAACCCACTGCTTTCATTTCTCTGGCCGTTTAATTCAAAGGCAACGTCCGTTGGGAACATTGCAACCACCCCACTCTCTTGATACACTTGAGACCTGGGTGATAAGGCAGTAAAGTTCACTGTTGGTCATTATTACTCTTGGCCGTTACATTTGTagatatctatgtatatatacctCCACCCTAACCCCTCGGTGGACTTAAACCCACCTACCTTGTGAAAGCCCTAAGGATGATGCATGACCACGACAGGGGCCGGCCTTCCCCTCCCGCTAGTTGCTAGAACCAGTTTCACTCTCCGAGTGACAAGGGTGGGACCGCTAAGCTTGGTCACAGGGCTCCTGGGGTTTAGGTCCCAAGGGAAGCAGAcctcccccgccccggccccttCCGAAAAGGGAGATCGCGCTGGTCAGAGAAGGGGCTTCGAGGTCTCCTGGTTAAGAACAGCAACGAACCCATCAACTCTACAGTAGACACCCGCTTCCCTGACCCCATGCGACGAGATGGAAGTTGTGTCGCCTTCCTGTTCCCGGAGAGCCGCCGGCGCAGCGCTCCTACCCGAACGCGCGCTCGCGCGAGCTAAAGAAAACCGGAGGACCCCAGCCCCCGGCGAGTGCAGTTCCGGGGACGGAGAGACTAGCGCCCATCGCACTCCGCAGGCTCGGCTCTGACTGCAGGAGCGGGATTCCCAGGAGGGTCCCAGCGCCGCCGAGCAGAGCGCTAAGCCGAGTGCGCACGCCGAGGTGCGGAGCTGGGTCCTGCCGCCCGGCTCCAACGCTCGCCCGCGCCGTCGTCAGCCGCCCCTCCTCCCCGCTGCCTGCACAAATCAAAGCCCCTTGCGAGGGACTGGGAAATAGTTGCCTTGTCATGTAACACATTGCcctgatttattataaaattttaacgAAATCATGCATATTTTAACAGTCTTTAATCACTGCATGAAAATTTaattcatggactgtagcgcgtttaaataaatgaagtgtTAATTCATTAGGATTAATTAATTTGTTAAAGGATTGTGTGCAAGGTTAAGGTGGAAAGAAAACTCTTTGTTGGTTTCGCGGATTAATCGCCAGGTTTCGCGAGTAGTaataaaatgaaaggaatccTCAGCGCGTGTCCCTTCTTTGGGTGGATCCTGAACGGGAGCCTCTGAGAGCGCCCTCAAGAGCGCGGGAAACTCGAGCTGGAGGGGCGCAGGCAGGTCTGTAGTCCCGGGaacctgggggaggtgggggagcctCACTGGCTTCGAGAATCCGGGAAGGAGGGTTTCGCCGGAACCAGAGGAAAGAAAGCGGGATCGCAGCCCAGACAGACGGGCCAGacctcacctccccacccccagcacaaaGATGACCCGGTGAGTGAAGCGAGGTCACGCCTTCCGGCCCTCGGAGCGCCAAGCCTCGGCTTAATGGACAGATGATGGCCCAGCCCTGCCACCTCCTGAGCCTTCCAGTGCCCAGGGAGTCACAGTCTCGCCGGCAGGCCGCCGGTTCTGGCGGCGAGGGCGAGCCTGGAGTCCCAGGGGACGCGCAGAGGAGGCGGACCAAAGCCAAACTTGACAGCGCAGGCTGAAGCAATCGGGAAGCCTTTGTCCATCAGGAGCCCTATTAGGGTTTCTTCAGCACCTCTTTTGAGACGTCTGAGAAATAGGCGCCCACTTGCAGGATAGCGGATACACacgcagaagtagatgttctctTCTGCATCAAACTCTTATCCATCCTTAAAAGACCCAATACAAACAGCACTTCGGAAGCCATCAGGTTTCCTCTCTGCTCCAGGCTATCCCGGGTGCAGACACTTTTGTACTCACCAATGTTATATAAGAATTAGAGTGGACCAGACCTAGGTTCTCTTTGGTATATGCCTATGTGAAATCCTTGCCTTAGGGTATTGGATCTTTACATCCTCAAATTATGTGTCACACTAGGCGCACACTTCTACACATTTGGGTAATCCAACTAACATTAGGATCTACTTCctgttacggagaaggcaatggcaacccactccagtactcttgcctggaaaatcccatggatggaggggcctggtaggctgcagtccatggggttgctacgagttggataggactgagcgacttcactttcacttttcactttcatgcattggagaaggaaatggcaacccactccagtgttcttgcctggagaatcccagggacgaggagcctggtgagctgccatctgtggggtcgcacagagtcggatacgactgaagcgacttagcagcagcagcagcaactccctGTTAAGACAAAGCAGACCTAGGAATGTACTTAGTTTCAAGAAGTGGAGCTTCAAAGGCATTCTAGACTGCCTCTGTCATAGCAGACTGATCAACCAAGCCTAAGCTTCAGATGGGTTCTTAAAAGAAAACTGCAACTTAATAGATGCTTCCTCTCTGAGTGGGGTTCCGAGAATTAGGCAATAAATGTTCACTATGCACTCTGAGATCATTGCTTAAAAGGTTTTCTCTCTGCCAAGTATTATTAAAAGGATCGGGTTACATCATGATAGGCAAAGACTGTGGTAGGACTCCCTAGAATAGGAACAGAGACCTTCTTATGAGGCCTCAGGAAACCCTGCTATAAAAGGCCAAACTCCATGAAATGAAACTGTTCTCTACTTACGTCATTCACAGGTACAAAAATGAGGGGGGTAAATTCTAGTGCATGAATTACACTTTGAATAATTGAATACCATTCAAGTATATAGAAACAAGTTCCTGAAACAGCTTAAGAATCAAGACCAAATTTCTTCCCTTGTTCAGCGGTACCATTAGAGGTTTCAAACCAGTGTAAATATGAGTTTATAAGAACACACAGCAGATTTGATATTAAGAGGCTATATATCTTAATGTCTGCCATTTTAGGTCTCAGTTGATCcattaaaacaggaaaaagacaTGTAATTTTGGATGggatagagattttaaaaattaaaagataaacacTAAAGGTCATGTCAAAAAAATACCTAGCATCTTGCCACATTTGCTTAGCCATAGCATTTTAAAGAGATGAGCAGTCAAAAGGTACTGTTTTTATAAGGACATGAAGTGATGTGTCTTTTCCCTTTACCACTTGCACATCTTTTTCAAACATAGCCTTAGTGCTATTTTGAAATTCATCTAAATGTCAGAGTTAATGTGAATCTTTATAAACTTAAAAGTGGCACACACACAATCCCCATCACTGAGCTTCCATTTAGGAGCAGCCTTAGATCCAGGGCACAGGCAGGAGTTAAATGCTACTTGAAAAGAAACATGCTAATACTTCCAAAATACTACTTTAAAAAGAATCCTTGGAAATTTCAAATCCAATCATCCTTTGGCCTGCAAATGTGAGCTCCCATGCATCTGATGCTTGAGGGATGAAGACTATAAGCTCTGGAGTCTGAGGCCCAGCTCCAGGACAGGGTTCTGAGCCCATTCTAGCTGTGTGATCACTAATTCTCAATTCACTTATTAGTaaactggagaaaattcttgGCTCACAGAGTTTGAAAAGATTACAGAAGACAGAGGCTAGCAGAGTACTTGGTATCAATAAAaggtagtttttgtttgttttgagtgtGTATATAcaatagatatattttaaaatgggactgggcctccctggtggctcagtggtacagaatccgcctgtcaatgcaggaggctcgggttcaatctgtgggtcaggaagttcccttggagaagaaatggcaacccactcccgtattcttgcctgaaaaatcccatggacagaggagcctggtgggctatagtccatggggtcgtaaaagagttggacgtgactgagtgactaaacaacaaaatgagaCTACCATATCTGTCATGACATTTGAAATTATGGTAAAGAGGTTAGGAGTACAAAAGTGTCATTAAAGTCAAATCCTGCAGATTATTTCCTTTAATTGAGTAATGTCAGGTTATTTTAATATGATACATGAGATAGTGTTTTGGAGAGGATGAAGCAGTGTTTCTGAAGCAGCTGGGAAATACtccagcccaagagagacacccTCACCCCCATTAGGCATTAGTCAGTTAGGCTACACACTCTGCATTTCCATGACACAGTGTCAGTTTGTATTAAAAACTAACACACTCttggtgaaaaataaaaaaaatacagacagaGTGAGGTTTACCCCCAAGTTTACTCTATTCAGAAAGATTTTAGATTTCTACATTTAATAGAATTTCAAATGCATATCCACATTGTCAAAGATATTTAAATGTCAGTATCTATGAAAGTTTATCCATTAACTTAAAGATTATCAGAAAGACAAAGTCATGCAAAAATACTTATTGGAAAAAATATGATAGAACAAAAATTACACTTTACATTaagccttttgtgtgtgtgtgtgtgggggggggttcTTATTACTTCTAAAAGCAGAGGTCATGATTTTCcaactcataaaaatgatttttttatactTCTATGGTTTCATTGAATCCTGAGTCAATTATAACAAAGGTCAGCAAATTTCTCTGTAAAaggccaaatagtaaatattttaggctttgtgggccataagGTCTCTGCTGCAACTATTCAGCTCTGCTCTACCAGTGCTAAAGCAGTCCTATCAGATAAAATGTAAAACGTGTAGCTGTGTTCTAACAAGACTTTGTCTAGAAATACTGAGATTTAAACCTCATATCATTTTCCTGTGTTATGAAatattctttggatttttttttttatttccaaagttcttttattaaaaaaaaaaaattaaaaatgtataaagcatTTTTGGTTCACAGGCCTTTCACAAAAACAGGCAAAGGCCAGAACTGGGACCACTGGCcacagtttgccaacccctgtatAATAAGAGCAATACAATAAAAAATGCTAAGTTGTACTGGTCTTTGTAGGCTAATTCAACATGGGACAACATCAAGGATTACAGTGTTTATGACATCCTTTATTCAGTTCACATAGAAAAGCATGCAGTATTAATGTAAAACAGTACAGTAT contains the following coding sequences:
- the POU4F1 gene encoding POU domain, class 4, transcription factor 1 — its product is MMSMNSKQPHFAMHPTLPEHKYPSLHSSSEAIRRACLPTPPLQSNLFASLDETLLARAEALAAVDIAVSQGKSHPFKPDATYHTMNSVPCTSTSTVPLAHHHHHHHHHQALEPGDLLDHISSPSLALMAGAGGASAAGGGAHDGPGGGGPGGGGGGGPGGGGGGPGGGGGGGPGGGGGGPGGGLLGGSAHPHPHMHGLGHLSHPAAAAAMNMPSGLPHPGLVAAAAHHGAAAAAAAAAAGQVAAASAAAAVVGAAGLASICDSDTDPRELEAFAERFKQRRIKLGVTQADVGSALANLKIPGVGSLSQSTICRFESLTLSHNNMIALKPILQAWLEEAEGAQREKMNKPELFNGGEKKRKRTSIAAPEKRSLEAYFAVQPRPSSEKIAAIAEKLDLKKNVVRVWFCNQRQKQKRMKFSATY